The region TTGTTGTCAAGAATTCAGATTGTAGAATACATTCGTGCTTTTTTGTTAGGACGCATGGCTTGGGGAGAAATAGGTGGTTTAATGCTTGTTTCTGGAGCTTTTGGACTGTATCCTAAACAACGCTTGCTAGAGGTTGGGGGCTTTGATAAAGATACCATTGGTGAAGATTTAGAGCTCTGTATAAGATTAAGACGCCATATGGAAGATTTAAAATTAAAGTATAAAGTGGTGTATGTTCCGGAGACCTTATGCTGGACAGAATCTCCTTCTACCTTTAAAGTATATGTAATGCAACGTGATCGTTGGGCAAGAGGTTTATGGGAAACTATTGTGAAGCATAAAGCACTATTTTTTAATAGAAAATATGGTAATATGGGGAAATACTTCTTTCCATATTGGGTGTTTTTTGAGCTAGGAGCGCCAATTGTAGAGTTTTTAGGAATACTGTATATCATATATCTTATTTTTTTTATGGGTGTAAATTGGGTAACTGTTTTTCCGATTCTTATCGCAGTTTACCTCGCAGGTTGTGTGTTATCAACAATTGCAGTTTCAATGTATACTGCTAATTACTCGCATTATTCTAAACCAAAAATGATTTTTAAGTTATTGTTAGCGGCTTATTTAGAACCGTTTTACAGTCATCCTATTCTATTATTCGCACAATTAAAAGGTTTTGCCAAAAAAATATTTAATATCGATACGGGCTGGGGAGTAATGACCCGAACAGGATTTAATGAACAGAAAACACAAATGGAAATGGGTGTAGAAAAAAATAGAATTAATTAACTAGGATAGAAAATAAACATGAAAAGACTTATTATTATCACAATCGCCATTTTGAGTGTTTTAACCTTAAAAGCACAAAATCATCAAGTAAATGTAGACTCGCTTTACTATCAAGCAAAAGAATTATACAGCACTAAATCGTATAATAACGCCTTAACAAAATTAGATAAAGGCTTATTAATTGCTCCAGAATATACAGATATTCGCGTTTTACGAATTAGAGTTTTTCAGGCTTTAAATAAATATAAGGAAGCCTCTAAAGATTTAATCATGCTGGTAAATAGCAATACATATACCACCTATAAAGAACTAGTTTTGAAGCAAATTACATTAGCAAAAACTATAAAAGAATTAACCTCTTTTGAAGCCAACATGAATGTTTTTTATTCAGATGATGTTGATTATAAATTAGCCAGAATTGAAACCTACATAAGACTTAATCACTTTGAAACTGCCAAATCTATCATGCAAACACTTCAAAACAATGATTTAAGTCAAGAGCAAAACGACAGATATCAATTGTTTTCTAAACAATTATTAGCCATATCGGCGAAAGAAAATCAAGTAAATGTAGATTCACTTTATTATCAAGCAAAAGAATTATACGCCACTAAATCTTACAATAAGGCTTTGGTTAAATTAAATAGATGCTTATTAATTGCGCCCGAATATATTGATATTCGTGTTTTACGTATTAGAGTCTATCAGGCATTAAAAAAATATAATCTAGCCTCTAATGATTTAAGTTTGCTAGTGAATGCCAATACGGTTAATACTTATAGAAATTTAGTTTTAAGACAAATTACACTCGCTAAAACTAGTAAAGAATTAACTGCTTTTGTAACTAAGATAAATTCTTTTTATTCAAATGATGTTGATTTTAATTTAGCTAAAATTGAAACTTATATAAGGCTTAATGATCGTGAAAATGCTAAATCTGTGGCAAAAACACTTAAAAATACCCGTTTAAATCAACAGCAGAACTATAGATATAGATTGTCATTAAAACGGTTAAATAAAAACCAAATTGGTGTTTATCATGAAATTTTAAATTTTTTAGATGATTATCCTTTAAAAAATAGCTGGAATACAACTCAAGTAGCATATACAAGATTTGTCGGGGCAAATGCTATAATTGCTAGGGTTAGTTATAGTCAACGTTTTTTTGATGAGGCTTTTTTGTATGAACTAGAATCTTATCCTGTTTTTTCAAATAAATTATATGCACTTGTTAATTTAAGTGCATCCGCAAGTTCTAATTTTTTTCAGAATTATGGCGCTAGTGCTTCGATTTATTATGGGGCTACAAAATGGATTGAAATAGAAGGTGGGTTTAGATATTTTAGTTTTAGTGATAATGTTGAAGCTTTAACATATGTTTTCGGCTTAACATCCTATGTGAATAAGTTTTACTTAAACGCTCGAACTTTTATTGGTCCAAAAGTAGCGAGTACACTGGTACAAAATTATCAATTAAACGTCCGTTATTATTTCAACAGTAATATAGAAAATTATACATTTCTTAGAATTGGTACAGGGATTTCGCCAGATGAAACAACGCGATTTGATCAAATTATTACAGATCCAGATTTAAGTGCCTTTTATACAACCCTTGGCTTTTCTAAATCTATTGGCCGCAGTTATACAATACAAGCTAGTGTAGGTTTCTTAAATGAAGAATTGCCAAATAACTTTACTGGAAATCAAATTAACGGATCGATAGGTTTAAAATATCGGTTTTGATTTGGTAACACTATCATTTGAAATTACTTAAATATAATGCGACTCATCCCTTTCTATTTCAACAAAAAAGAAACTGTATGAGGACATTTTAATAGTGTATTAAAAAAATATTCAACCCACTAAGAAAAAAAGGGTGATGTGATAAGGGGCGGAAAGTTGTAAAATTAAGGATGCAATAAGATTTTTTCTTATTGCATTCTGTTTTTAATAACTTAAAAATTATATAAAATTTGTGTCACTATTTTCAGATGAAAAAGCAATCAAAGAAATCTATTTCTTTTCGAAAATAATTATTTTTCTTAAAACTTATATTCGCTCAAAGGTTTCGGAAAATCTTCCGGATTTGCCGCGAAATGATACCTAGGGTCATCGATACCTTCTTTGATAACGCCTTTAAAAATAGGAGAGGCTTTTGGTCGGAAATCAAAATCTGATTTTGTGGCAGAAGCAGTTGCTGTTTCTAAAAAAAAAATAAACGCACCTGTTCAAGTGGTTCAGACACCAGAAAATGATATTCAACATAGTTTTTACCATGCCGCCAGTGTGCAGTATGCTTAAACTTTACGAAATTACAATTGCTTAAGGCTACAACTGTCCCTTAGAAATAGATTTAGAGGGTGTCTTAAAAATTAACCAACACTTCTACTGCCTTCTTTATAAGTAGTGATACCCGCTTTTAGTTTGCGTTTTAACTTTACAGAAGATTGGTAGTTAACATGATACTTTTTAATATTTTTTTTAGGGGATAGCTTAGCAGCATCTTCTTCTGCAATACACTGAAACCCCATTTTAAATTTACCAACATCACCTAAATCTACAATATTGCCTTTTTCTAAATAGTATTCTAGTTTTATGCCCAAAGCCATTAATACCGCTTTTACATCTACTTCATGCAAACTACATTCATTACTAATGGCGTTACTAATATAATCGAGATTTATTTTACCTGTATGCACGGCTTGCATAATGTACTGTTCTTTTTTTTGTTGAATGCTGTTGCTTCTTTTGGTAATTCTGTAGCGTATTGCCATAATTATTTGCAGTTTTTTTGTATTTTTACGGATGTAAACCAATTCTGTAGTTTACAGAGGTTTACTTCTTCTTTTTGTAAAAATACTACATTTTTTTAAAATTTATTCTAGTATAATGTAAAATTTATAGTAGTATTTTGTGTGATTTATACTAGTATAGTTGTAAAAAAGAAAGAAAACAATGCCAAGAAAGTATTGGGGCAATGGTAAAAAAGATACTGATGGACTCCCATACGGAACAAGAGGAATATTATTCTGTATATTAATCCGTTTTTCAGTAATAAATGACCTAACTTTATAGAAGATTGTAGAAATAGTTTTTATATTGGTAGCACTAAAAAGTAGTTATTTATAGAACTATTTTGGATAAAATAGATTAGCTGAGCTTTGATTTTTATCATAGAGGTAGCTATTAATAATTCATTTGGCAAATTTTATCAAAATTTACCTTCTTTAGATGAAGGGATAGTTTAGGCTAATGAAAAGCTGATTTATAAATTTAATTAATGAAAATAATTCCGGTTACTTGTGCAATTATTCAATTTGCAAATAAAACACTAACCGTTCAAAGAAGTGAAACGATGAAGCTTCCATTAAAATGGGAGTTTGCAGGAGGGAAAATTGAATTTGGCGAATCTGAAATTGATTGTATTAAGAGAGAAATATTTGAAGAATTAAATATTCATATTTCAATTAAAAAAAGATTAACACCTGTAATTCATCAATACCCAAATTTTAAAATTAAATTAATTCCTTTTGTTGCTGAATATGTTTCAGGAGAATTGAAGCTTAAAGAACATTGCAACTATATTTTTGCAAATAAAGAAGAATTGACTAAATTGGATTGGGCTGAAGCTGATTTACCTATTTTAAAAGAATTTATTGAATTATGAATCAAGGCATATATGAAGAACTAATTACCCAAGTTGTCTCCGAAAAGTTAAAAGAACTTGACAAAGACAAATTCTTTTTAAAAAAAAGTTTAATCGATAAAGAGGAAGCCTCAAATGTGCTTTCCAAACATTTATCAAAAACTTTAAAGCATGCTTTTGAAATTATAAAAGGTGAAAATAAAATAGAACAGCAAATTCAAATTGCAAATAAAATAATAATTCTATTAAAAGAAGAGCTAAATAAGCAAGAATTTAATGAAGACTTAGTAAGTATTGAAGGAGAAATTCTAAATGCAGTTTTTACAAAAACTGATGCTCATTTTTCAAATTTAGATTTACACCTCAAAGAAATAACACCATACACAACACTAACTCAAAGTGAATTATTTACTGGTGGAAATGGAGGATTATCACTAGAAAGTGAATTGAAAAAAGAGATTCTTTCGTCAAACCAAATTAACTTACTTGTTTCATTTATAAAGTTTAAAGGTATAATAATTCTTGAAAAAGAATTAAAAGAATTTACCGAGCGTGGAGGGAAACTTAAGGTAATAACCACTACTTATATTGGAGCTACTGATTATAAAGCTATTCAGCTTCTTGCCAAACTTCCAAATACACAGGTAAAAATTTCATACAATACTAGTAATGAAAGACTTCATGCTAAAGCTTATCTTTTTTATAGAAATACTGGTTTTCATACTGCTTATATTGGTTCTTCAAATTTTTCAAGGTCGGCCTTAACTGATGGTTTAGAATGGAATTTAAAAGTAACTACTAAAGAAGTTGGTCATATTATTGATAAATTTCAAAAAACATTTGATGCTTATTGGCAAAGTAATGATTTTGAATTATTCGATGAATCAATTCATAAAG is a window of Polaribacter litorisediminis DNA encoding:
- a CDS encoding glycosyltransferase family 2 protein, which translates into the protein MHSFYHSIIEFMFLFYGVSLFAIYTSIVILSKKAVKRNRQEASFLDINLVKGAKDLPSITLVAPAFNEGKTIITNVRSLLSLQYPLYELIISNDGSTDDSLKQLIRVFNLEAIPFYKGAKEIKTAPIRAIYKSNNPKYASLTVIDKKNGGRSDALNAGVAYAKSNLVLCTDADCIIEQDALLKMVRPYLEAVDEEIIASGGAIGIANDSVIVNGTIKEILLPKKLLSRIQIVEYIRAFLLGRMAWGEIGGLMLVSGAFGLYPKQRLLEVGGFDKDTIGEDLELCIRLRRHMEDLKLKYKVVYVPETLCWTESPSTFKVYVMQRDRWARGLWETIVKHKALFFNRKYGNMGKYFFPYWVFFELGAPIVEFLGILYIIYLIFFMGVNWVTVFPILIAVYLAGCVLSTIAVSMYTANYSHYSKPKMIFKLLLAAYLEPFYSHPILLFAQLKGFAKKIFNIDTGWGVMTRTGFNEQKTQMEMGVEKNRIN
- a CDS encoding YaiO family outer membrane beta-barrel protein, coding for MKRLIIITIAILSVLTLKAQNHQVNVDSLYYQAKELYSTKSYNNALTKLDKGLLIAPEYTDIRVLRIRVFQALNKYKEASKDLIMLVNSNTYTTYKELVLKQITLAKTIKELTSFEANMNVFYSDDVDYKLARIETYIRLNHFETAKSIMQTLQNNDLSQEQNDRYQLFSKQLLAISAKENQVNVDSLYYQAKELYATKSYNKALVKLNRCLLIAPEYIDIRVLRIRVYQALKKYNLASNDLSLLVNANTVNTYRNLVLRQITLAKTSKELTAFVTKINSFYSNDVDFNLAKIETYIRLNDRENAKSVAKTLKNTRLNQQQNYRYRLSLKRLNKNQIGVYHEILNFLDDYPLKNSWNTTQVAYTRFVGANAIIARVSYSQRFFDEAFLYELESYPVFSNKLYALVNLSASASSNFFQNYGASASIYYGATKWIEIEGGFRYFSFSDNVEALTYVFGLTSYVNKFYLNARTFIGPKVASTLVQNYQLNVRYYFNSNIENYTFLRIGTGISPDETTRFDQIITDPDLSAFYTTLGFSKSIGRSYTIQASVGFLNEELPNNFTGNQINGSIGLKYRF
- a CDS encoding DNA-binding protein; this translates as MAIRYRITKRSNSIQQKKEQYIMQAVHTGKINLDYISNAISNECSLHEVDVKAVLMALGIKLEYYLEKGNIVDLGDVGKFKMGFQCIAEEDAAKLSPKKNIKKYHVNYQSSVKLKRKLKAGITTYKEGSRSVG
- a CDS encoding (deoxy)nucleoside triphosphate pyrophosphohydrolase, which encodes MKIIPVTCAIIQFANKTLTVQRSETMKLPLKWEFAGGKIEFGESEIDCIKREIFEELNIHISIKKRLTPVIHQYPNFKIKLIPFVAEYVSGELKLKEHCNYIFANKEELTKLDWAEADLPILKEFIEL